A region from the Priestia filamentosa genome encodes:
- a CDS encoding YveK family protein produces the protein MEETISLRELFATLKKRLKLIIIITLAAGLISAIISYFVLTPVYQSSTQILVNQSKDGQQLYESYQIQTNLQLVNTYTVIMKSPAVLDKVKEQLDYQGSLAGKIQVTSEQDSQVLSVTVQDSDPELAAKIASTTATVFKSEIAKIMKVDNVTILSVAQIPDYPIKPNKMLNVAIALVVGLMAGVGLAFLLEYLDNTIKNENDIEELLGLPVMGAVAKVDGNANPTKQPKLGLRKTRGETYGA, from the coding sequence ATGGAAGAAACGATTAGTCTTCGTGAGCTGTTTGCAACGTTGAAGAAAAGATTAAAACTAATCATTATTATTACGTTAGCAGCAGGTTTAATTAGTGCCATTATAAGCTATTTTGTTTTGACACCTGTGTATCAGAGTTCAACACAAATTTTAGTTAACCAATCAAAAGACGGTCAACAGCTCTATGAATCTTATCAAATTCAGACCAATTTACAGCTTGTGAATACATATACGGTTATCATGAAAAGCCCAGCTGTATTAGATAAAGTAAAGGAACAACTAGATTATCAAGGTAGTTTAGCAGGTAAAATTCAGGTTACATCAGAACAAGATTCCCAAGTTCTTTCTGTAACTGTGCAAGATAGTGATCCAGAACTTGCAGCCAAAATTGCGAGCACAACTGCGACTGTATTTAAATCAGAAATTGCAAAAATTATGAAGGTTGATAATGTTACGATCTTATCTGTTGCCCAAATCCCAGATTATCCAATTAAGCCTAATAAAATGCTAAATGTAGCTATTGCTCTTGTGGTAGGACTAATGGCAGGGGTTGGACTAGCCTTTTTACTAGAATACTTGGATAATACAATCAAGAATGAAAATGATATCGAAGAATTACTAGGACTTCCAGTAATGGGTGCTGTTGCAAAAGTAGATGGGAATGCTAATCCAACAAAGCAGCCAAAGTTAGGGCTTCGTAAGACAAGGGGGGAAACATACGGTGCTTAA
- a CDS encoding CpsD/CapB family tyrosine-protein kinase, which produces MLKRKKANLQQTTKRSLVAHTKPKAPIAEQYRTIRTNIEFSSVDQNIRSLMITSASPSEGKSTTTANLATVFAQQGKRVLLIDADLRKPTAHYTFRAENFKGLTTVLSRKSTLADAIQTTEVANLDFLSSGPIPPNPSELISSQMMKNMLEEAYENYDFIIFDTPPILSVTDAQILANQCDATILVVKSGSTVIDTALKAKDLLQNAKGKLLGVVLNEKKVNIGEYYYYGQS; this is translated from the coding sequence GTGCTTAAAAGAAAAAAAGCTAATCTTCAGCAAACAACAAAGCGTAGCTTAGTTGCTCATACAAAACCAAAAGCACCAATTGCTGAGCAGTATAGAACAATTCGCACAAATATTGAATTTTCTAGCGTTGATCAAAATATCCGCTCTCTTATGATTACGTCAGCAAGCCCAAGTGAAGGGAAGTCAACAACAACAGCTAACTTAGCAACCGTATTTGCTCAGCAAGGAAAGAGAGTATTGCTTATTGATGCTGACCTTCGAAAACCAACTGCTCATTATACTTTTCGTGCAGAAAATTTCAAAGGATTAACCACTGTTTTAAGTAGAAAGTCTACATTAGCGGATGCTATTCAAACAACAGAAGTAGCTAATCTAGATTTCCTTTCAAGTGGACCTATTCCACCAAATCCATCTGAACTAATCAGCTCTCAAATGATGAAAAATATGCTAGAAGAAGCATATGAAAATTATGATTTTATTATCTTTGATACACCTCCTATCTTATCTGTGACAGATGCACAAATTTTAGCAAACCAATGTGATGCAACAATTCTGGTTGTAAAAAGCGGTAGCACGGTTATTGATACAGCACTGAAGGCAAAAGATCTTTTGCAAAATGCGAAAGGAAAACTGCTTGGAGTTGTACTAAATGAAAAGAAAGTAAACATTGGTGAATATTATTATTACGGCCAGAGCTAA
- the galU gene encoding UTP--glucose-1-phosphate uridylyltransferase GalU, translating into MKKVRKAIIPAAGLGTRFLPATKAMPKEMLPIVDKPTIQYIVEEAIESGIEDIIIVTGKGKRAIEDHFDNAPELERNLEEKGKKELLEEVRKASNIVDIHYIRQKEPKGLGHAVWCARNFIGDEPFAVLLGDDIVQSQKPCLRQLMDEYEQTHSSVIGVQQVPEEQTHRYGIVDPISSSGRRYQVKNFVEKPVQGTAPSNLAIMGRYIFTPEIFMYLKNQEVGAGGEIQLTDAIQKLNEIQRVFAYDFEGKRYDVGEKLGFIQTTLEFALQDPALKESMLETMEQLLQKEKIKVKK; encoded by the coding sequence ATGAAAAAAGTCAGAAAAGCTATTATACCAGCTGCAGGCCTTGGAACAAGATTTTTGCCAGCTACAAAAGCGATGCCAAAAGAGATGCTTCCAATTGTAGATAAGCCGACAATTCAGTATATTGTTGAAGAAGCTATCGAATCAGGCATAGAAGATATCATTATTGTAACTGGTAAAGGGAAAAGAGCTATTGAAGATCACTTTGATAATGCTCCTGAACTTGAACGAAATTTAGAAGAAAAAGGGAAAAAAGAGCTGCTTGAAGAAGTTCGTAAAGCTTCTAATATAGTAGATATTCATTATATTAGACAAAAAGAGCCAAAGGGACTTGGTCATGCTGTATGGTGTGCGCGTAACTTTATTGGTGATGAGCCTTTTGCTGTTTTACTTGGTGATGATATTGTCCAGTCGCAAAAACCTTGCTTACGTCAGCTAATGGATGAATATGAACAAACACATTCTTCAGTTATTGGCGTTCAACAAGTCCCAGAGGAGCAAACTCATCGATATGGAATCGTTGATCCAATTTCAAGTTCTGGCCGACGCTATCAAGTAAAGAACTTTGTAGAAAAGCCAGTTCAAGGCACGGCTCCTTCAAATCTAGCTATTATGGGAAGATATATATTTACACCAGAAATTTTTATGTATCTTAAAAATCAAGAAGTTGGAGCAGGTGGTGAAATTCAATTAACAGATGCTATCCAAAAGTTAAATGAAATTCAACGCGTTTTTGCATATGACTTTGAAGGCAAACGTTATGATGTAGGAGAGAAGCTTGGATTTATCCAAACAACACTTGAATTTGCTTTACAAGATCCTGCCTTAAAAGAATCAATGTTAGAAACAATGGAACAGCTTTTACAAAAAGAGAAAATTAAAGTGAAAAAATAA
- a CDS encoding sensor histidine kinase, which yields MIHLVPLMIERVGVIVIAAFILAQMKSFRQIVQHEQGIKEKFFILFIFGVFGIISNYTGIEVHQREITTRTWIDEIGTENAIANTRIMNIVIGGILGGPLVGGGVGIIAGFHRYSLGGYTAFSCAISSVIAGVFAGIVGKYFKERITKSPWFAVTISMLMEVMQMIILWGSGFRRLVETIGVPMILLNGLGAFLFMLIIISILREEERTKAFQTHQAMKIAEETLPHFRKGLNKQSCKRVAEIMLKRTEADAIAVTNEKEVLAHVGVAEDHHIAPGDFATELTKKVLKRGEILTAHSKRDILCFHSHCPLQAAVVLPLKLHGGTVGTLKLYFVRANKLNKVERELAEGLANLFSVQLELAQAETQGKLLKDAEIKALQAQVHPHFLFNAINTISALCRVDVEKARALLLELSRYFRRNLQGARHILIPFEKELQHVRAYLSLEQARFPDKYKINFNIEATLKEALIPPFILQPLVENAVQHALSARKNGGEIIIEAYTEQGKMIISVQDNGHGISSERLYMLGKEPVHSSEGTGTALYNISERLQGIYNEEALFQIKSTENGTKVTITIPVKGDYKKDVESFYCG from the coding sequence TTGATTCATCTTGTTCCACTAATGATTGAGCGGGTTGGCGTTATTGTAATTGCTGCTTTCATTCTTGCTCAAATGAAGTCATTTCGGCAAATTGTTCAACATGAGCAAGGAATAAAAGAAAAGTTCTTCATTTTATTTATCTTTGGCGTCTTTGGAATAATTAGCAATTATACTGGAATTGAAGTTCATCAGCGTGAAATCACTACAAGAACATGGATTGATGAAATTGGAACAGAAAATGCAATTGCTAACACAAGAATTATGAATATTGTGATAGGAGGTATATTGGGCGGTCCTTTAGTTGGAGGAGGAGTCGGAATTATTGCCGGGTTTCATCGCTATTCACTTGGTGGCTATACAGCATTTTCTTGTGCTATTTCTTCCGTTATTGCCGGAGTCTTTGCTGGTATAGTAGGAAAGTATTTTAAAGAAAGAATTACAAAATCACCTTGGTTTGCTGTTACGATAAGTATGTTAATGGAAGTAATGCAAATGATTATTTTGTGGGGTTCTGGGTTTAGGAGACTTGTCGAAACAATTGGAGTTCCTATGATTTTATTAAACGGTCTTGGCGCTTTTCTCTTTATGCTAATTATTATTTCAATATTAAGAGAAGAAGAACGAACGAAAGCTTTTCAAACACATCAAGCTATGAAAATTGCTGAAGAAACCCTTCCCCATTTTAGAAAAGGACTTAATAAACAGTCTTGTAAAAGGGTAGCAGAAATTATGTTGAAGAGAACAGAGGCAGATGCAATAGCTGTTACAAATGAAAAAGAAGTGCTTGCACATGTAGGAGTAGCAGAGGATCATCACATTGCTCCGGGAGATTTTGCTACAGAATTAACAAAGAAAGTACTAAAAAGAGGTGAAATTTTAACAGCTCATAGTAAAAGAGATATTTTATGTTTTCATTCCCATTGTCCTTTACAAGCAGCAGTAGTTTTACCATTAAAACTTCATGGTGGAACAGTTGGAACATTGAAACTTTATTTTGTTAGGGCGAATAAGCTAAATAAAGTAGAAAGAGAGTTAGCCGAAGGTTTGGCAAATCTTTTCTCTGTTCAACTTGAGTTAGCTCAAGCAGAAACTCAAGGGAAACTTTTGAAGGATGCTGAAATTAAGGCTCTTCAAGCACAAGTTCATCCCCATTTTCTTTTTAATGCTATTAATACTATCTCAGCTCTTTGTCGTGTCGATGTGGAAAAAGCTAGAGCCCTTCTTTTAGAATTAAGTCGATATTTCAGAAGAAACTTACAAGGAGCGAGGCATATTCTTATTCCTTTTGAAAAAGAGCTTCAGCATGTTCGTGCCTACTTGTCGCTTGAGCAAGCACGTTTTCCAGACAAATATAAAATTAACTTTAATATTGAAGCTACTCTTAAAGAGGCCCTTATTCCGCCATTTATTCTTCAACCACTTGTTGAGAATGCTGTTCAGCATGCTTTGTCAGCGCGGAAGAATGGGGGAGAGATTATAATAGAAGCTTATACAGAACAAGGAAAAATGATCATTAGTGTTCAAGATAATGGGCATGGCATTTCAAGTGAAAGGTTGTATATGCTTGGAAAAGAACCAGTGCATTCAAGTGAAGGAACAGGCACAGCCCTTTACAATATTTCTGAAAGATTGCAAGGGATTTATAATGAAGAGGCTTTATTTCAAATTAAAAGCACGGAAAACGGCACAAAGGTTACAATCACTATACCAGTGAAAGGAGACTATAAAAAAGATGTTGAAAGCTTTTATTGTGGATGA